The Patescibacteria group bacterium DNA segment CTTTGATATTGTAAAGTATTTCAGCCCTATAACCCCACGGACTTGGATGACCAAAAAGAGACAAGGCTAAAAAGGTATCTCTGGTAGAATCAAAGATGATTTGTTCTTTCTTTAATCCCAGTTTTAACCATTTTTTAAGAGATAATGTGTCTGGCGGAATTCTTTTATGGAATTCATATTTCCCACCCGTCATATCGGAAACTGTACCACCAGCTGATAGTTTAATAAATAAACTATTCTTATCAAGACCCAGTTCTTTAATTAAAAAGTTAAATCCTAATTCTATGATTTTCTCAACTATTTCTTTCATGTTTTTACTATCAGGATAGGTGAGAGAAATTCCGCCCATATCAAACAACCCTAAATATTTGTAAGCGTCTTTATTGGGCACAATTTTTTCTAAAAAATCATTATATCTTATAACGGGCTGTATTTTCCCGAAGAATAATTTTTTGTTGTAGTTTATATAATTATTAAAGGTTTTTAAATGTTCTGGCTCATTAAAGCTTAAATTAAAAGTCCCGGGATAGCTATCGTTCACTACCTGAACTTGCTTTTTCCATTTTAATTCTGGATACCTTAAGAAAAAGTTCTGAAATCTTTCTCTAAGTTGATTATAGCTTTCTTTTTCCATACGCTTCTATTTTATCAAAAAATCGCCTTAATTAAAAGACGATTCATTAATAGTTATAACAAGTATTTACGCGGGTAGGTGACTGGATTTGAACCTGTTTATAGACTATATTCTCAATTCCGCCTTTTCAATGTATTTTTCCAAAATCTTTTTAAACTCTTTTAGAGTTTCGTCTGGATACGGCTGGATTTTTTCAAATTCTTTATCCAGAACTTTTTTATTTTGAAATTGCTGTAAAGCGAATTTTTTTACGCCTTTTAGCCATTGGCCGATTTTTTCTATATCATCCTTCTCAACTAATCCTGGCACAATAGTTGTTCTAAATTCATAATCAATGCCTGAAGTTTTTATTAATTCTACGCTTTTCTTTATTTTATTTAAATCAATTTTTACATTGATTGCTTTTTCGTATCTATCCAAACTAGTTTTAATATCCATAGCAATAAAATCAACCAGTTTTTCATTGATTATTTCGCTTAATACTTCTGGGTTCGACCCATTGCTATCTAATTTTACTAAAAATCCTTTTACTTTTATTTTTTTAATAAAATCAATTAAATCCGCATTAATTGTCGGCTCTCCGCCAGTAATACAAATCCCATCTATTAGACCGATTTTCGAATCTAGAAAGTTAAAAAAATCAGATTCTAGAATAGAATCTGACCCCGACTCTACGTCGGGGCTCACTAATTCATAATTCTGACAAAAAGGGCATCTAAAATTACATCCGATTAAAAAAACAGTGGCCGCAACTTTTCCCGGATAATCAACAAGAGTAAGTTTTTGCAAACCACCGATTTTCATAATTTTTATGCTTTAATTTTAAACTCCAACCTATGCTTAAATTCTTCCTGTTTTCCTTTATTCCATTGCTGTACTGGTCTTAAATATCCGACAATTCTCGAATAAACCTCGCAGGGCTGTTCAATTATACATTTGGGGCAAGTCCAGTGCTCACCATTAAGATAACCGTGGCTCGGACATATACTGAAAGTCGGAGTAAGAGTGAAATAAGGCAAATGGAATTTGGAGAAAACTTTTTTAATTAAACTTTTAACTGTTTTATTGTCATTAATTTTTTCTCCCAAAAATCCGTGGAATACTGTACCGCCGGTATATTTTGTCTGTAAATCATCTTGTAATTTTATTGCCTCAAATAAATCGTCAGTATAGCCGACCGGCAATTGTGTAGAGTTCGTATAATACGGTTCGCCATTTCCAGCAGTAATAATATTAGGATATTTCTTTCTGTCCATCCTTGCCAATCTATAAGAAGTTCCTTCGCTGGGCGATGCTTCAAGATTATACATATTGCCGGTTGATTCCTGATACATTCTCATTCTTTCCCTCATAAATTCCAGAACTTCAACTGCAAATTTCTTTCCTTCGGAACTGGCAATATCCTTATTCATAAAATTTAATAATGCCTCG contains these protein-coding regions:
- a CDS encoding anaerobic ribonucleoside-triphosphate reductase activating protein, whose translation is MMKIGGLQKLTLVDYPGKVAATVFLIGCNFRCPFCQNYELVSPDVESGSDSILESDFFNFLDSKIGLIDGICITGGEPTINADLIDFIKKIKVKGFLVKLDSNGSNPEVLSEIINEKLVDFIAMDIKTSLDRYEKAINVKIDLNKIKKSVELIKTSGIDYEFRTTIVPGLVEKDDIEKIGQWLKGVKKFALQQFQNKKVLDKEFEKIQPYPDETLKEFKKILEKYIEKAELRI